One segment of Aquimarina sp. BL5 DNA contains the following:
- a CDS encoding DUF1599 domain-containing protein gives MQDTSTQYDAVITKCRDLFIKKMKDYGSAWRILRLPSLTDQIFIKAQRIRGLQENEVRKVDEGEVSEFIGIINYSLMALIQLEEGIAEQPDLSTEEATDLYDKHIEITKTLMMNKNHDYGEAWRDMRVSSLTDLIIQKLLRVKQIEDNKGKTLVSEGIDANYQDMINYAVFAMIHLGEAN, from the coding sequence ATGCAAGATACGTCAACACAATATGACGCGGTAATCACGAAATGTCGTGATCTGTTTATTAAGAAAATGAAAGATTATGGGAGTGCTTGGAGAATCCTTAGATTACCATCACTCACAGATCAGATTTTTATAAAAGCACAACGCATTAGAGGGCTACAAGAAAATGAGGTTCGAAAGGTGGATGAAGGTGAGGTTTCTGAGTTTATCGGTATCATAAATTATAGTTTGATGGCCCTAATTCAGCTAGAGGAGGGAATTGCAGAACAGCCCGATTTGTCTACAGAAGAAGCTACGGATTTGTATGATAAGCATATAGAAATCACAAAAACATTGATGATGAATAAAAATCATGATTATGGTGAAGCTTGGCGAGATATGAGAGTTAGTTCTCTCACAGATTTAATTATTCAGAAATTACTACGTGTTAAACAAATTGAAGATAATAAAGGTAAAACACTGGTAAGTGAAGGTATAGATGCTAATTATCAAGATATGATTAACTATGCTGTTTTTGCAATGATTCATTTAGGTGAAGCTAATTGA
- a CDS encoding FecR family protein — protein MENPYSDETFLARWLNGTLDAKEKIEFEKSEDYQKYVTIINKIDTLDSPEYDKENIFQAIKDDITKNKKTIPLIPNWSYGIAATLLVLIGLFFFFDTATTHTTDYGEQITIELLDGSEVILNSKSELSYKESNWKNNRTVTLTGEAFFKVKKGSDFLVETSSGNVKVIGTQFNVNTQKDFFEVICHEGKVKAIGYNSKEAILAKGRAFRVANNIVENWETETTKPSWISGETTFTNTPLKQVILSLENQFNITFNKDKIDQNQRFTGSYNHDNIELALKTIFVPMEISYTFKNENHIVLVKE, from the coding sequence ATGGAAAATCCATATTCTGATGAAACGTTTTTAGCAAGATGGCTTAATGGGACTCTAGATGCTAAAGAAAAAATAGAATTTGAAAAATCGGAAGATTATCAGAAATACGTGACTATTATAAATAAAATAGATACGCTGGATTCTCCTGAATACGATAAAGAGAACATATTCCAAGCGATTAAAGATGATATCACTAAAAACAAAAAGACAATACCTTTAATTCCGAACTGGAGCTACGGTATCGCGGCTACCCTATTAGTATTAATAGGGTTGTTTTTTTTCTTTGATACGGCTACTACACATACAACTGATTATGGTGAACAAATTACCATAGAACTTCTAGATGGATCTGAAGTAATCCTGAACTCTAAATCAGAATTATCATATAAAGAGTCCAACTGGAAAAATAATAGAACAGTTACCTTGACTGGAGAAGCATTTTTTAAAGTAAAAAAAGGTTCTGATTTTTTAGTAGAAACATCATCCGGAAATGTAAAAGTAATAGGAACACAATTTAACGTAAATACCCAAAAAGATTTTTTTGAAGTTATCTGTCACGAAGGTAAAGTAAAAGCAATAGGATACAATTCTAAAGAAGCTATTCTTGCTAAGGGAAGAGCGTTTAGAGTAGCCAACAATATTGTCGAAAACTGGGAAACTGAAACAACAAAACCAAGTTGGATATCTGGAGAAACTACATTCACCAATACTCCCTTAAAACAAGTAATACTTTCTCTAGAGAATCAGTTTAATATTACTTTTAACAAAGACAAAATTGATCAAAATCAACGTTTTACTGGTAGTTACAATCACGACAATATTGAACTAGCTTTAAAAACAATCTTTGTTCCTATGGAAATTTCATATACTTTTAAGAACGAAAACCACATAGTTCTCGTTAAAGAATAA
- a CDS encoding ATP-dependent Clp protease adaptor ClpS: MSTQEKVLEEVLEKTVEKNNNEIVLYNDDVNTFDHVIETLIYTCEHTPVQAEQCAMLVHYKGKCTVKTGVYEELVPRCSKLLQAGLSAEIV, translated from the coding sequence ATGAGCACTCAAGAAAAAGTTTTAGAGGAGGTTTTAGAAAAAACGGTAGAGAAAAATAATAATGAGATTGTTTTATATAACGATGATGTCAATACATTTGATCACGTAATTGAAACTTTGATCTATACGTGTGAGCACACTCCGGTACAGGCAGAACAATGTGCAATGTTAGTTCATTATAAAGGTAAATGCACTGTAAAAACAGGTGTTTACGAAGAATTAGTTCCTAGATGTTCTAAGTTATTACAGGCGGGCTTAAGTGCAGAAATCGTTTAG
- a CDS encoding M57 family metalloprotease, which translates to MKRIKFLALCAIAAGLVTSCQKEDVSTEIDTVNKEVSKEVKLQLEAIGVNPDNATIQTRAFLDGSEVSGVRSGDYFSTLENLMNTPALGTGEANTKQYRTNNLVTGSNRTIDIIGYTGNDSNGLNSKEQTGLQWAVNNYNRLNLSVSFRLTFGTDYQSKDMVVYHDPNEEAAGEQGGVAGFPDSQGRPNKWVAIYGLGGYSNNVNEHVITHEIGHSIGFRHTDWFSRQSCGQSGESAGSDGSIHIPGTPTGYDSTSIMLACFSTSADGEFNGNDVTALNYLY; encoded by the coding sequence ATGAAAAGAATTAAATTCTTAGCACTTTGTGCTATTGCGGCAGGTCTTGTTACATCTTGCCAAAAGGAAGACGTTTCAACAGAAATCGATACAGTAAACAAAGAAGTTTCTAAAGAAGTAAAACTACAATTAGAAGCAATTGGAGTAAATCCTGATAATGCTACTATACAAACTAGAGCATTTTTAGATGGTTCTGAGGTTTCAGGAGTTAGATCAGGTGACTACTTTTCTACTCTAGAAAATCTTATGAATACTCCTGCTTTAGGTACTGGCGAAGCCAATACTAAGCAGTATAGAACCAATAACTTAGTGACAGGTTCAAACAGAACGATTGATATTATTGGCTATACAGGAAATGATAGTAATGGTTTGAATAGTAAAGAACAAACAGGACTACAATGGGCAGTTAATAATTATAATAGATTGAATTTGTCAGTTAGTTTTAGATTAACATTTGGTACGGATTATCAATCTAAGGATATGGTAGTTTATCATGATCCAAATGAAGAAGCTGCAGGAGAGCAAGGAGGAGTAGCAGGATTTCCTGACTCACAAGGAAGACCAAATAAGTGGGTTGCAATTTACGGTTTAGGAGGATATTCTAATAATGTAAATGAACACGTAATTACACATGAGATCGGTCATTCTATTGGTTTCCGTCATACAGATTGGTTTAGCCGCCAAAGTTGTGGGCAGTCTGGAGAAAGTGCTGGATCTGATGGATCTATCCATATCCCAGGAACACCAACAGGATATGATTCCACTTCTATTATGTTAGCATGTTTCAGTACAAGTGCTGATGGTGAGTTTAATGGAAACGATGTGACCGCATTAAACTACCTGTACTAG
- a CDS encoding M57 family metalloprotease, whose protein sequence is MKKIKFLALCAIAAGVMTSCQKDEIANDAQPVSLELSKDLQDKMLAAGVNPGDAEIVTITHLDGNPTQYVKSGDITLNLGLLENDVYKLGIEDDGDTKQYRTSNLVTGSRRTIDILGFTGSGNALSSNMRTGLQWAVNNYNRLNNSLTFRLTFGTNFQAADMVVYNNNQSGQGGSAGFPSGGAPFKFVQILNGLSNASNNLNEHVIGHEIGHSIGFRHTDYARRRCGGGNEGSGGVGAINIPGTPTANQWGQNGLDSDSIMISCFDGSEDGEFSSFDITALNFLY, encoded by the coding sequence ATGAAAAAAATCAAATTTTTAGCGCTTTGCGCTATCGCAGCTGGTGTTATGACATCTTGCCAAAAAGACGAAATCGCCAACGACGCTCAACCAGTTTCATTAGAACTTAGTAAAGATTTACAGGACAAAATGTTAGCTGCTGGAGTAAATCCTGGAGATGCAGAAATTGTAACAATTACCCATTTAGATGGTAATCCTACACAGTATGTAAAATCTGGTGATATTACTTTAAACTTAGGTTTATTAGAAAACGATGTTTATAAATTAGGTATTGAAGACGATGGAGATACTAAGCAGTATAGAACCTCTAACCTTGTAACAGGTTCTAGAAGAACTATTGATATTTTAGGATTTACTGGTTCTGGAAACGCACTTTCAAGCAATATGCGAACTGGATTACAATGGGCTGTTAACAATTACAACAGATTAAATAATAGTTTAACATTTAGATTGACTTTTGGGACTAATTTCCAAGCTGCTGATATGGTAGTGTATAATAATAATCAGTCTGGTCAAGGTGGATCTGCTGGTTTCCCAAGTGGTGGAGCTCCTTTTAAATTTGTTCAGATTTTAAACGGATTAAGTAACGCTAGTAATAACCTGAATGAGCACGTAATTGGTCACGAAATAGGACACTCTATAGGTTTCAGACACACAGACTACGCACGTAGAAGATGTGGTGGAGGAAACGAAGGTAGTGGAGGTGTTGGAGCAATCAACATTCCAGGAACTCCAACTGCTAATCAGTGGGGTCAGAATGGTTTAGATTCTGATTCTATAATGATTTCTTGCTTCGACGGAAGTGAAGATGGAGAATTTAGTAGTTTTGATATTACTGCTTTAAACTTCTTATACTAA
- a CDS encoding TonB-dependent receptor domain-containing protein, giving the protein MKSFFFYFFIFIYFSSFSQKAAGLEYDDTPLNNILKVLEKTHDIKFSFNPEIIKSERISISTKDSLKRTLQKIQSQTSIFFQKINNRYYVIRQKNKEGRISVCGYLLDSTTKKPLAEAFVNNRTQSKSVISDANGYFQLFLSEPNDTINIRLLGYKKQQFIAKDLEKNDCIKIFLPEDDFQLDEVLITEYVTSGISRQGASSAINIDPSKLGILPRLVEPDVLQTLQFLPGVQSPTETASSLHIRGGTPDHNLILWDGIKMYSTGHFFDLLSIFNPYITENIKLFRSSSEAKYGNRISGVIDIESKSEIPKDFGFGVGFNMTTVDAYIEAPIDEGFGVVISARRSFTDLLETSTFRSYSDRAFQSIRFFIDNQKLDQETVENENVFYFTDLTVKGIFKISNNEKFTISSIFTNNNLNYTLNIKNILGFSEPFDDNQKDKLEYVNQGINMKWEKRWTPHFSHSTNIYFSNYEFDYNGLRESRASSDGFLFFENNIVEKNTIRDAGGSIHGNWSIHPMHSFTSGYDFSNNDVAYTADYSANDISFDESDNNMTHAIFGEYKFNSNEKLKISAGIRGNYFSVLEKTYWEPRINLEVNLSKNIIAKLSAERRNQVISQVSNYLPNDFSLDNQIWLLADSEFVSMLASNQVSSGFSINKNDWYIDIEGYYKSIDGLTSFANGFNGVLALETGESEVLGLDVLIKKRIRDYRTWISYSLTDQDFKFANVNEGASFPGNFDISHYLSWIHSYQWNNFEFSLGWTIRTGRPFTPAESITETDEFLFIDYGEINSERLDTYHRLDFSASYKLNLSKKDTWRSKIGFSLFNLYNKENILNRTYSIRFDNNNYLLQEVNTFSSGITPNVSFRIDF; this is encoded by the coding sequence ATGAAGTCATTTTTTTTCTATTTTTTTATATTCATATACTTTAGCTCTTTTTCTCAAAAAGCAGCTGGTTTAGAATATGATGACACTCCTTTAAACAATATTCTTAAAGTTTTAGAAAAAACACATGACATTAAATTTTCTTTCAACCCTGAGATTATTAAAAGTGAAAGAATAAGTATTTCTACTAAAGATTCGCTAAAAAGAACTCTCCAAAAAATACAATCTCAAACTTCTATATTTTTTCAAAAGATCAATAACAGATATTATGTTATTCGACAAAAAAACAAAGAAGGAAGAATTTCGGTCTGTGGATACTTACTTGATAGTACTACCAAAAAACCTTTAGCTGAAGCTTTTGTAAATAACAGGACTCAATCTAAATCAGTGATCTCGGATGCTAACGGTTATTTTCAATTATTCTTATCCGAACCTAATGACACGATTAATATTAGACTTTTAGGATACAAAAAACAGCAATTTATTGCTAAAGATCTTGAAAAGAATGACTGTATTAAAATTTTTCTACCTGAAGATGATTTTCAGTTAGACGAGGTTCTTATTACGGAATATGTGACGTCGGGAATATCACGACAAGGTGCTAGTAGTGCCATAAATATTGACCCAAGCAAGTTAGGCATTCTGCCCCGATTAGTAGAACCAGATGTGCTACAAACCCTGCAATTTTTGCCTGGGGTACAAAGCCCTACTGAGACTGCTTCTTCTTTACATATTAGAGGAGGAACTCCTGATCATAATCTGATTTTGTGGGATGGCATAAAAATGTATAGTACAGGGCATTTTTTTGATCTACTGTCTATTTTCAATCCATACATTACAGAAAATATAAAACTTTTTAGAAGCAGTTCAGAAGCTAAATATGGAAACAGAATTTCGGGAGTTATTGATATAGAATCTAAAAGTGAAATCCCAAAAGATTTTGGTTTTGGTGTTGGCTTTAACATGACCACAGTAGATGCTTATATCGAAGCTCCCATTGATGAAGGTTTTGGAGTAGTTATATCCGCAAGAAGATCATTCACTGATCTTCTTGAAACATCTACTTTTCGAAGTTACTCGGATCGAGCTTTTCAAAGCATTCGTTTCTTTATAGATAATCAAAAGTTAGATCAGGAAACTGTAGAAAATGAGAATGTGTTTTACTTTACAGATCTTACAGTAAAAGGAATTTTTAAAATATCTAACAATGAAAAGTTTACCATAAGTTCTATATTCACAAATAACAATCTGAATTACACATTAAACATCAAAAACATTCTGGGATTTAGTGAACCATTTGATGATAATCAAAAAGACAAATTAGAATATGTAAATCAAGGAATTAATATGAAATGGGAAAAAAGATGGACTCCACATTTCTCTCATTCAACTAATATTTACTTTTCAAACTATGAATTCGACTATAATGGACTGAGAGAATCTAGAGCGAGTAGTGATGGATTCCTATTTTTTGAAAATAATATTGTAGAAAAAAATACAATACGAGATGCAGGTGGATCTATTCACGGAAATTGGTCTATACACCCCATGCATAGTTTTACTTCGGGTTATGATTTTTCTAATAATGATGTAGCCTACACTGCTGATTATTCTGCTAATGACATTTCTTTCGACGAAAGTGATAACAATATGACACACGCCATATTTGGAGAATATAAATTTAATTCTAATGAAAAGCTAAAAATAAGCGCCGGTATACGAGGTAATTATTTCTCTGTCCTTGAAAAAACATATTGGGAACCAAGAATTAATCTGGAAGTCAATTTGTCTAAAAATATCATAGCCAAATTATCAGCAGAAAGAAGAAATCAAGTGATTAGTCAAGTTTCTAATTATCTACCAAATGATTTTAGTCTGGATAATCAAATTTGGTTATTAGCTGATTCAGAATTTGTTTCAATGCTTGCGAGTAATCAGGTTTCTAGTGGTTTCAGTATTAACAAAAATGATTGGTATATTGATATCGAAGGCTACTATAAATCCATAGATGGTCTCACATCCTTTGCAAATGGTTTTAATGGAGTTCTTGCTTTAGAAACAGGAGAAAGTGAAGTTCTTGGTTTAGACGTATTGATCAAAAAAAGAATAAGAGATTATAGAACCTGGATCTCCTATTCCTTAACCGATCAGGATTTTAAATTTGCAAACGTTAATGAAGGAGCATCTTTTCCAGGTAATTTCGACATCAGCCACTATCTATCCTGGATTCATAGCTATCAATGGAATAATTTCGAGTTCTCTTTAGGATGGACAATTAGAACCGGAAGACCTTTTACTCCTGCAGAAAGCATTACTGAAACTGATGAATTTCTTTTTATCGATTATGGAGAAATTAATAGTGAACGATTAGACACTTATCATCGATTAGATTTTTCTGCCTCTTATAAATTAAATTTGTCAAAAAAAGATACATGGCGAAGCAAAATTGGGTTTTCCCTGTTTAATCTATATAATAAAGAAAATATCTTAAATCGAACATACAGTATCAGATTTGATAATAATAATTATTTATTACAAGAAGTAAATACATTCTCTTCCGGTATTACTCCTAATGTATCTTTTAGAATCGATTTTTAA
- a CDS encoding BT_3928 family protein gives MKILVGFSRIFVAALFLFSGFIKLNDPLGFSYKLQEYFSEGVLNMEFLIPFALLLAVFLCVFEIIVGVTLLLGYLPKFTVWSLLGMIVFFTFLTFYSAYFNKVTDCGCFGDALPLTPWESFTKDVILLVFILILFFGRKYITPILQVSFHKWIVFACFTACLGFAYHVLMHLPTFDFRAYKIGTNIQEGMSVPEGAPEAEFEYFWKFDIDGKEEIIKTSGEYPQVKGKYIEVETKMINEGYIPPIHDFAIEKDGQDYTAEFLERENVVLIVMYNLSKSEGEGMNAIKGLTDKALSQGYDVIGLTASSPQEVSQKKAQYDLSFDFYSTDETALKTILRSNPGIVKLNKGIITEKLHWNDADKLILDKVERSKPIIKETVEVEIDTLSVDTLSVDSEKSN, from the coding sequence ATGAAGATACTTGTTGGTTTTTCCAGAATATTTGTAGCTGCTCTTTTTTTATTCTCAGGATTTATTAAGCTTAATGACCCTTTGGGATTTTCGTATAAGCTACAAGAATACTTTAGTGAAGGCGTGCTAAATATGGAGTTTTTGATTCCATTCGCATTATTATTGGCAGTGTTCTTATGTGTTTTTGAGATCATAGTAGGAGTGACATTATTGTTAGGATATCTACCAAAATTTACAGTATGGTCTTTACTGGGTATGATCGTCTTTTTTACATTTCTAACCTTTTATTCAGCTTATTTTAATAAGGTGACAGATTGTGGTTGCTTTGGGGATGCTTTACCGCTGACTCCTTGGGAGTCTTTTACAAAAGACGTTATTCTACTTGTGTTTATTTTGATTTTGTTCTTCGGAAGAAAATATATAACACCAATCTTACAGGTGTCTTTTCATAAATGGATTGTTTTTGCGTGTTTTACTGCTTGTTTAGGATTTGCATACCACGTACTGATGCATTTGCCAACTTTTGATTTCAGAGCCTATAAAATAGGAACAAACATACAAGAAGGAATGTCAGTTCCCGAAGGAGCTCCAGAAGCAGAGTTTGAATATTTTTGGAAGTTCGATATAGATGGTAAAGAAGAAATCATAAAAACTAGTGGTGAATACCCACAAGTCAAAGGAAAATATATTGAAGTGGAAACTAAAATGATTAATGAAGGATATATTCCACCTATCCACGATTTCGCAATAGAAAAAGATGGTCAGGATTATACCGCGGAGTTTCTAGAAAGAGAAAATGTGGTCCTTATTGTTATGTATAACCTTTCTAAAAGTGAAGGGGAAGGGATGAATGCGATAAAAGGGCTTACTGATAAAGCTTTATCTCAAGGCTATGATGTAATAGGACTTACAGCATCCTCTCCTCAGGAAGTTTCTCAGAAAAAAGCACAGTATGATTTAAGTTTTGATTTTTATAGCACTGATGAGACTGCGCTTAAAACTATTTTACGATCTAATCCAGGAATCGTAAAATTGAATAAAGGGATCATCACAGAAAAACTGCACTGGAATGATGCTGATAAATTAATTTTAGACAAGGTAGAACGATCAAAGCCAATTATTAAGGAAACAGTAGAAGTAGAAATAGACACCTTATCGGTTGATACTTTGTCTGTAGATTCAGAAAAGTCTAATTAA
- a CDS encoding RNA polymerase sigma factor yields the protein MEKKSVCDEKNFESIFDDCSESLRNLIYYKCGDIALAEDIIQDAFIKLWQNCKKVIYYKAKSYVFTVANNTLLNHIAHKKVVLRYEQKPHSELNNQDPQFIIEEKEFMSKLKNAIDELPEKQRETFLLSRIDKKSYKEIAEITGVSVKAIEKRIHYALLSLRQKLGNIL from the coding sequence ATGGAAAAGAAATCTGTTTGTGATGAAAAAAATTTTGAATCAATCTTTGATGATTGTTCAGAATCGTTACGGAATCTTATCTACTATAAATGTGGTGATATTGCTTTGGCAGAAGATATAATTCAGGATGCTTTCATTAAATTGTGGCAGAACTGCAAAAAAGTCATCTATTACAAAGCAAAATCGTACGTATTTACTGTAGCTAACAATACTTTGTTAAATCATATCGCTCATAAAAAAGTAGTGCTTAGATATGAACAAAAACCACATTCAGAACTTAATAATCAGGATCCACAATTCATTATTGAAGAAAAAGAGTTTATGTCTAAACTTAAAAATGCAATAGACGAACTTCCTGAAAAACAAAGAGAAACATTTTTATTATCTAGGATTGACAAGAAATCATATAAAGAAATTGCAGAAATTACAGGGGTATCTGTAAAAGCTATTGAAAAAAGAATACACTACGCATTACTAAGTTTACGGCAAAAGTTAGGTAATATTTTATAA
- a CDS encoding ABC transporter permease — protein MIKYFYKFGYALLTLLGVITVIFLLFTILPGDPAQMMMGQNENKEQLDIINKKYGFDLPISTQYRYYLNDLSPISFHSTKEEDFSYFNSKKYSGVSLFTIGTIRTVFKYPYLRESFQKNGKKVSQVIKETLPNTAVLAVSAILIAIFLGISMGVVSALTKDRWPDRLIQFVSTIGMSVPSFFSAIIFAWLFGYVLHEYTNLNMTGSLYEVDDFGEGTYIQWKNLILPAIVLGVRPLAVVTQLMRNSLLEVMSQDYIRTAKAKGLSLLQVIRKHALKNALNPVITAISGWFASMLAGAVFVEYIFGWNGLGKEIVDALNTSDLPIIMGAVIVISSVFILINIFVDVIYRWLDPRIRV, from the coding sequence ATGATAAAATACTTCTATAAATTTGGGTATGCGTTACTTACTTTACTAGGAGTAATTACTGTGATTTTTTTATTGTTTACTATTCTTCCGGGTGATCCAGCACAAATGATGATGGGGCAGAACGAAAATAAAGAACAGTTAGATATCATAAATAAAAAATATGGTTTCGATCTTCCTATTAGTACTCAATATCGTTATTATTTAAATGATCTTTCACCTATTTCATTTCATAGTACCAAGGAGGAGGACTTTTCATATTTCAATTCTAAAAAATATTCTGGGGTTTCCTTATTTACTATAGGTACTATAAGAACGGTCTTTAAGTACCCTTATCTTAGGGAATCTTTTCAGAAAAACGGAAAAAAAGTAAGTCAGGTGATTAAAGAAACATTGCCTAATACAGCTGTATTGGCAGTATCTGCAATTTTGATAGCTATATTTTTGGGCATTTCTATGGGAGTTGTTAGTGCATTGACTAAAGATCGATGGCCGGATCGATTAATTCAATTCGTGAGTACTATAGGAATGAGTGTTCCTTCTTTTTTTAGTGCTATTATTTTTGCTTGGCTATTCGGGTATGTATTACATGAATATACCAACCTTAATATGACCGGAAGCCTGTATGAAGTGGATGATTTTGGAGAAGGTACTTATATCCAGTGGAAAAATTTAATACTACCTGCAATAGTTTTAGGAGTACGACCATTAGCGGTAGTTACTCAATTAATGCGAAACTCTTTGTTAGAAGTAATGAGCCAGGATTATATAAGAACTGCTAAAGCGAAAGGCTTGTCTTTACTCCAAGTTATTAGAAAGCATGCGTTAAAAAATGCCTTAAATCCAGTTATAACAGCAATTTCAGGATGGTTCGCATCCATGTTAGCAGGAGCAGTATTCGTAGAGTATATTTTCGGATGGAATGGACTGGGTAAGGAGATAGTGGATGCATTGAATACATCGGATCTTCCTATTATTATGGGAGCGGTAATTGTAATCTCTTCAGTGTTCATTCTAATCAATATATTTGTAGACGTTATTTATAGATGGTTAGACCCAAGAATCCGGGTGTAA
- the tpiA gene encoding triose-phosphate isomerase: MRAKIVAGNWKMNKNLAETGVLLSELKTKLKEAPDAKIIVAPTFTNLYYAFEELKEFDIEVAAQNMHQSENGAFTGEISADMLKSTGVDTVILGHSERRAYFGETDALLEEKVNTALRHDMTVIFCFGEELEDRKAGNHFDLVESQLKNALFKLDADSWKNIILAYEPVWAIGTGETASPEQAQEMHAFIRKTIANAFNAEIAEEVSILYGGSVKPANAKEIFAKPDVDGGLIGGAALDPQSFAAIANSF; the protein is encoded by the coding sequence ATGAGAGCAAAAATTGTAGCAGGAAACTGGAAAATGAATAAAAACCTCGCGGAGACCGGAGTTTTACTTTCAGAGCTAAAGACAAAACTCAAGGAAGCACCAGATGCAAAAATCATTGTTGCCCCAACATTTACCAATTTATATTATGCTTTTGAAGAGCTAAAAGAGTTTGATATCGAGGTAGCGGCACAAAATATGCATCAATCGGAAAATGGAGCATTTACCGGAGAGATTTCTGCAGACATGCTAAAAAGCACTGGAGTAGATACAGTTATATTAGGGCATAGTGAACGTAGAGCGTATTTTGGAGAAACAGATGCATTGCTAGAGGAAAAAGTAAATACGGCGTTAAGACATGATATGACGGTTATCTTTTGTTTCGGAGAAGAATTAGAAGATCGTAAGGCTGGTAACCATTTTGATTTGGTAGAGAGTCAGTTAAAAAATGCCTTATTTAAACTTGATGCAGATTCATGGAAGAATATCATTTTGGCGTATGAGCCAGTTTGGGCAATAGGAACAGGAGAAACTGCGAGTCCTGAACAAGCTCAAGAAATGCACGCGTTTATTCGTAAAACGATTGCCAATGCATTTAATGCAGAAATTGCTGAAGAAGTTTCTATACTATACGGAGGAAGTGTAAAACCAGCCAATGCAAAAGAGATTTTTGCTAAGCCAGATGTTGACGGAGGATTAATAGGTGGAGCAGCTTTAGATCCTCAGAGTTTTGCAGCTATAGCAAATTCATTCTAA
- the prmA gene encoding 50S ribosomal protein L11 methyltransferase, whose product MMKTTPIYIGYYFTIEPLQPATEILIAELGYAGFESFVETEKGVEAFIQKEEWNDNILNDIHILNSDEFEITYTSEEIEQVNWNKEWEKNFTAITVDNICSVRAPFHEKPEVAYDIVIEPKMSFGTGHHETTHMMIQHLLKNNLEGKKVLDMGCGTGVLAILAEMKGAKPIDAIDIDNWCYLNTIENVERNNCKEIIAYEGDSSLLVGNQYDVVIANINRNILLNDITVYAETLTPGGSLFLSGFYKEDLEMITKECAAHNLELQESFDRNNWIAANYKLK is encoded by the coding sequence ATGATGAAGACAACTCCTATATATATAGGCTATTACTTTACTATAGAGCCTTTACAACCAGCTACAGAAATTTTGATTGCAGAATTAGGTTATGCAGGTTTTGAGAGTTTTGTAGAAACAGAGAAAGGAGTAGAAGCCTTTATTCAGAAGGAAGAATGGAATGATAATATTTTGAATGATATTCATATTCTGAATTCAGATGAATTCGAAATAACATATACTTCTGAGGAAATAGAACAAGTGAACTGGAATAAAGAGTGGGAGAAAAATTTTACTGCTATTACGGTGGATAATATTTGTAGTGTACGAGCCCCATTTCACGAAAAACCAGAGGTGGCATATGATATTGTGATAGAACCTAAAATGTCTTTCGGGACAGGTCATCACGAAACGACTCATATGATGATTCAACATCTGTTAAAGAACAACTTAGAAGGTAAAAAGGTATTGGATATGGGTTGCGGAACAGGAGTTTTGGCAATATTAGCGGAAATGAAAGGAGCAAAACCTATTGATGCTATTGATATTGATAATTGGTGTTATCTGAATACTATCGAAAATGTGGAACGCAATAATTGTAAAGAAATAATCGCTTATGAAGGCGATTCATCATTGTTAGTGGGTAATCAATATGATGTTGTTATTGCTAACATAAATAGAAATATATTGCTAAACGACATCACCGTATATGCCGAAACATTGACTCCAGGTGGAAGTCTTTTTCTAAGTGGTTTCTATAAGGAAGATTTGGAGATGATTACCAAAGAATGTGCTGCTCATAATTTGGAACTTCAAGAAAGTTTTGATCGAAATAATTGGATAGCAGCTAATTACAAGTTAAAATAA